One Neisseria sp. Marseille-Q5346 genomic region harbors:
- a CDS encoding ATP-binding cassette domain-containing protein: protein MLCLENVRFEILRDPIVRDFSLNLQHGEVKALFGPSGCGKTTVLRLIAGLETPKSGTIRNTFRKTGFLFQENRLPENLTAMQNIAIFMDKPDEGKIIALAAKVGLTAGDLNKYPTELSGGMAKRVAFLRLLLCGCDLALLDEPFVGLDRDLRDILVAMLVEKIERQGMACMLVTHDRFEAARLSHEIMLLSTKGMNVQNVITLPMPLSERDSAFEEAVVAREFQGIHYYE from the coding sequence ATGCTCTGTCTTGAAAACGTACGTTTTGAAATTCTCCGCGACCCCATCGTGCGCGATTTCAGTTTGAACCTGCAACATGGCGAAGTGAAAGCTTTGTTCGGGCCGAGCGGCTGCGGCAAGACGACGGTTTTGCGGCTGATTGCGGGCTTGGAAACGCCAAAATCGGGCACGATACGCAATACTTTCCGCAAAACGGGTTTTCTGTTTCAGGAAAACCGCCTGCCGGAAAACCTGACCGCGATGCAGAATATCGCGATTTTTATGGACAAACCCGATGAAGGCAAAATCATCGCGCTGGCGGCGAAAGTCGGGTTGACTGCGGGCGATTTGAACAAATATCCGACCGAGTTGTCCGGCGGTATGGCGAAACGGGTGGCATTTTTGCGCCTGCTGCTGTGTGGCTGCGACCTTGCCTTGCTGGATGAGCCGTTTGTCGGTTTGGACCGCGATTTGCGCGATATTTTGGTCGCCATGTTGGTGGAAAAAATCGAGCGGCAGGGCATGGCGTGTATGCTGGTAACGCACGACCGCTTTGAAGCCGCGCGACTGAGCCATGAAATCATGCTGCTTTCCACTAAGGGCATGAACGTGCAAAACGTGATAACCCTGCCCATGCCGTTGTCCGAACGCGATTCGGCTTTTGAAGAGGCAGTCGTGGCAAGGGAGTTTCAGGGGATTCATTATTATGAGTGA
- the zwf gene encoding glucose-6-phosphate dehydrogenase: protein MSTQTNFDLVLFGATGDLAMRKLLPCLYQAHVAGLLHPEGRILGVSRSELDTAGFLAKVETNSKIHVKQNFSDEAWASFIQRLEYLKVDVTKKGDFITLGDLVKARKNTENVVIYLSTAPKFFAQACENLAEIGLNADNVRVVLEKPLGTDLASSQQINTDVARYFKEEQIYRIDHYLGKESLQNLLALRFANVMFEPLWNNKYIESVQLTIAEQLGVEERGEFYDITGALRDMVQNHLMQMLCMTAMEAPASLDADAVRDEKVKVIKSLKPLTIESVNENVIRGQYVAANGMNGYLEEVDVPKDSFTETYVAIKAEIENERWKGVPFYLRTGKRMAGKVAEIVLNFRPLQNHIFDNSQPAPNRLVIELQPTESVRLYTQVKTPGAGNKVEVTPIGVDLGTAVEGRRAEAYERLLLDVINGKLALFNRRDELEAAWEYVMPILENWANNTTPPHAYEAHSWGPEAARALLARDGNKWHEEQ, encoded by the coding sequence ATGAGTACACAGACAAATTTTGATTTGGTGTTGTTTGGCGCGACCGGCGATTTGGCAATGCGTAAACTTTTGCCTTGCCTGTATCAGGCGCATGTAGCCGGTTTGCTTCATCCCGAAGGTCGTATTTTGGGCGTAAGCCGTAGCGAATTGGATACTGCCGGCTTTTTGGCCAAAGTGGAAACGAATTCTAAAATCCATGTCAAACAAAACTTCTCAGATGAAGCGTGGGCATCGTTCATCCAACGTCTCGAGTATTTAAAAGTCGATGTGACAAAGAAAGGCGATTTCATTACCTTGGGCGACTTGGTAAAAGCGCGCAAGAATACTGAAAATGTCGTGATCTACCTCTCAACTGCGCCGAAATTCTTTGCGCAAGCCTGTGAAAACCTTGCTGAAATCGGTTTGAATGCTGATAACGTACGCGTGGTTTTGGAAAAACCGTTGGGTACGGACTTGGCTTCTTCTCAGCAAATCAATACAGATGTGGCCCGTTATTTCAAAGAAGAACAAATCTACCGCATCGACCATTATTTGGGTAAAGAAAGCCTGCAAAACCTGCTGGCCTTGCGTTTTGCCAATGTGATGTTCGAGCCTTTGTGGAACAATAAATATATTGAAAGCGTACAGCTGACCATTGCCGAGCAGTTGGGCGTGGAAGAACGCGGCGAGTTTTACGATATTACCGGCGCGTTGCGCGATATGGTGCAAAACCACTTGATGCAAATGCTTTGTATGACTGCTATGGAAGCGCCGGCAAGCTTGGATGCGGATGCCGTACGCGACGAGAAAGTGAAAGTCATCAAATCGCTGAAACCGCTGACCATCGAATCCGTCAACGAAAATGTTATTCGCGGCCAATATGTTGCAGCAAACGGTATGAACGGCTATCTGGAAGAAGTCGACGTACCGAAAGACAGTTTCACTGAAACCTATGTTGCCATCAAAGCCGAAATTGAAAACGAGCGTTGGAAAGGCGTACCTTTCTACCTGCGTACCGGCAAACGCATGGCAGGAAAAGTGGCGGAAATCGTGTTGAACTTCCGTCCGCTGCAAAACCATATTTTTGACAACAGCCAACCTGCGCCGAATCGTTTGGTTATTGAACTACAACCGACCGAATCCGTCCGCCTTTACACGCAAGTGAAAACCCCGGGTGCAGGCAACAAAGTCGAAGTTACACCGATTGGCGTGGATTTGGGCACAGCCGTAGAGGGTCGTCGTGCCGAGGCTTATGAGCGCCTGCTGCTGGATGTGATTAACGGCAAACTCGCTTTGTTCAACCGTCGTGACGAACTCGAAGCTGCTTGGGAATATGTGATGCCTATCCTGGAAAACTGGGCGAACAATACAACGCCTCCGCATGCTTACGAAGCCCATTCTTGGGGTCCTGAAGCTGCGCGCGCGCTGTTGGCACGTGACGGCAACAAGTGGCACGAAGAGCAATAA
- the pgi gene encoding glucose-6-phosphate isomerase — MKHLHDLPAWSKLWIHFDETKEQHMREMFEQDPERAERYWLQVGGLTLDYSKNRINDETMSLLFELAREAGVPERMQQMFHGEKINTTENRAVLHVALRNRTNAPIVVDGEDVMPKVNHVLQRMGEFAHEVRSGSWLGYTNQVITDVVNIGIGGSDLGPLMMCTALKPFGHPRLNMHFVSNVDGSQLRDVLSKVHPETTLFIIASKTFTTQETLTNALTARKWFLDHAGDESAVAKHFVAVSTNQKAVAEFGIDTANMFEFWDWVGGRYSLWSAIGLPIMLYLGEENFIEMLNGAHLMDQHFINTPLERNMPVILALIGIWYINYYGGGSHVIAPYDQHLHRLPKFIQQLDMESNGKQVTLDGKPVGYETSPIIWGETGINGQHAFFQLLHQGTHITPIDLIASLEKRSNLRGHHEILLANVFAQAEAFMRGKTPDEVRAELQAQGMDEARIEELVPHKTFSGNRPTNLILMDKINPRNMGSLIAMYEHKTFVQGIIWGINSFDQWGVELGKQLAKTILAELTGETEVQKHDSSTTRLINLYLNANK, encoded by the coding sequence ATGAAACACCTTCACGATTTACCAGCTTGGTCAAAATTATGGATACATTTTGACGAAACCAAAGAACAACACATGCGCGAAATGTTCGAGCAAGATCCCGAACGTGCCGAGCGCTACTGGCTGCAGGTTGGCGGCCTGACTTTGGATTATTCTAAAAACCGTATCAACGACGAAACCATGTCGCTTTTGTTCGAGTTGGCGCGTGAAGCAGGCGTGCCGGAACGGATGCAGCAAATGTTCCACGGCGAAAAAATCAATACGACAGAAAACCGCGCCGTACTCCACGTTGCCCTGCGCAACCGCACCAACGCCCCTATCGTCGTGGATGGCGAAGATGTAATGCCTAAGGTCAACCATGTCCTGCAACGCATGGGCGAGTTCGCGCATGAAGTCCGCAGCGGCAGCTGGTTGGGCTATACCAATCAAGTCATTACCGACGTCGTCAACATCGGTATCGGCGGCTCTGACCTCGGCCCTCTGATGATGTGTACTGCGCTCAAGCCTTTCGGCCATCCGCGTTTGAACATGCACTTCGTCTCCAATGTGGACGGCTCCCAACTGCGCGACGTATTGTCCAAAGTCCACCCTGAGACCACCCTCTTCATCATTGCCTCCAAAACCTTTACCACCCAAGAAACCCTGACCAACGCCCTGACCGCGCGTAAATGGTTCTTGGATCATGCAGGCGATGAAAGCGCCGTAGCCAAACACTTCGTTGCCGTATCAACCAACCAAAAAGCCGTTGCCGAATTCGGTATCGATACCGCCAATATGTTTGAATTTTGGGACTGGGTTGGCGGACGATACAGCCTCTGGTCAGCCATCGGCCTGCCGATTATGCTGTATCTCGGCGAAGAGAACTTCATCGAAATGCTCAACGGCGCGCACCTGATGGACCAACACTTCATCAATACGCCGCTAGAGCGCAACATGCCCGTCATCCTCGCCCTCATCGGCATCTGGTACATCAACTACTACGGTGGCGGCAGCCACGTCATCGCCCCTTACGACCAACATCTCCACCGCCTGCCTAAGTTCATCCAGCAGCTCGATATGGAGAGCAACGGCAAACAAGTTACCCTTGACGGTAAACCGGTCGGTTACGAAACTTCCCCGATTATTTGGGGCGAAACCGGTATCAACGGCCAGCACGCATTCTTCCAACTGCTGCACCAAGGTACGCATATCACGCCGATTGACCTGATTGCCTCCCTTGAAAAACGCAGCAACCTGCGCGGCCACCACGAAATCCTGCTGGCGAACGTCTTTGCCCAAGCCGAAGCCTTTATGCGCGGCAAAACCCCCGACGAAGTACGCGCCGAGCTTCAAGCTCAAGGTATGGACGAAGCGCGTATCGAAGAGCTGGTTCCGCACAAAACCTTCTCCGGCAACCGTCCGACCAACCTCATCCTCATGGACAAAATCAACCCGCGCAATATGGGCAGCCTGATTGCCATGTACGAACATAAAACCTTCGTACAAGGCATTATTTGGGGCATCAACAGCTTTGACCAATGGGGCGTAGAGCTCGGTAAACAACTGGCCAAAACCATTCTTGCCGAATTGACCGGCGAGACCGAAGTGCAAAAACACGACAGCTCCACTACACGCCTAATTAATCTTTATTTGAACGCCAACAAATAA
- a CDS encoding bifunctional 4-hydroxy-2-oxoglutarate aldolase/2-dehydro-3-deoxy-phosphogluconate aldolase, with protein sequence MSKLTPREILTAGAVVPVMAIDDLSTAVDLSHALVEGGIPTLEITLRTPVGLDAIRLIAKEVPNAIVGAGTVTNPEQLKAVEDAGAVFAISPGLHESLAKASHNSGIPLIPGVATPGEVQLALEHGIDTLKLFPAEVVGGKAMLKALYGPYADVRFCPTGGISLATAPEYLALPNVLCVGGSWLTPKEAIKNKDWDTITRLAREAAALKPKA encoded by the coding sequence ATGTCTAAACTGACCCCTCGTGAAATTCTGACTGCCGGCGCAGTTGTGCCGGTAATGGCGATTGACGACTTGAGTACTGCCGTCGATTTATCCCACGCCCTTGTCGAAGGCGGCATTCCCACCCTCGAAATCACCCTGCGCACCCCTGTCGGCCTCGATGCCATCCGCCTGATTGCCAAAGAAGTGCCCAACGCCATCGTCGGCGCAGGTACGGTAACCAATCCCGAACAGCTCAAAGCCGTCGAAGACGCAGGTGCGGTTTTCGCCATCAGCCCGGGTTTGCACGAATCCCTCGCCAAAGCCAGCCACAACAGCGGCATTCCCCTGATTCCCGGCGTTGCCACTCCGGGCGAAGTCCAACTGGCTTTGGAACACGGCATCGACACACTTAAACTCTTCCCCGCCGAAGTCGTTGGTGGCAAAGCCATGCTCAAGGCACTCTACGGCCCTTATGCCGACGTACGCTTCTGCCCGACCGGCGGCATCAGCCTGGCAACTGCACCCGAGTACTTGGCACTGCCTAATGTCTTGTGCGTCGGCGGCTCATGGCTGACTCCGAAAGAAGCCATCAAAAACAAAGACTGGGACACCATCACCCGTCTGGCTCGCGAAGCTGCCGCTTTGAAACCAAAAGCCTAA
- a CDS encoding NnrS family protein, which yields MNKFFTHPMRPFFVGAAVLAILGALVFFISPGAVILHRQIFLELMLPAAYGGFLTAAMLEWTGYKGRLKPVATLMAALLLAASAILPFSPQTASFFVAAYWLVLLLFCAWLIWLDRNTDNFALLMLLAAFTVFQTAYAATGDLNLLRAQVHLNMAAVMFVSVRVSILLGAEALKECRLKDPVFIPNIVYKNIAITFLLLHAAAELWLPAQTAGFTALAVGFILLAKLRELHHHELLRKHYVCTYYLLQLFAAAGYLWAGVEKLQNLPSSAPLHLITLGGMMGGVMMVWLTAGLWHSGFTKLDYPKLCRIAVPLLFMAAVSRAFLMNVNPIFFITVPALLTIAVFVLYLFTFVPIFRENAFTDDPE from the coding sequence ATGAATAAGTTTTTCACCCACCCCATGCGGCCGTTTTTCGTCGGTGCAGCGGTGCTTGCCATACTCGGCGCGTTGGTGTTTTTCATCAGCCCCGGTGCCGTCATTTTGCACCGCCAAATCTTCTTAGAACTCATGCTGCCTGCGGCATACGGCGGCTTCCTGACTGCAGCCATGCTCGAATGGACGGGTTATAAAGGTCGTCTGAAACCTGTCGCTACTTTGATGGCGGCATTACTGCTCGCCGCATCTGCCATACTGCCCTTTTCGCCGCAAACCGCCTCGTTTTTCGTCGCCGCCTATTGGCTGGTATTGCTGCTGTTTTGCGCCTGGCTGATTTGGCTCGACCGCAACACTGATAACTTCGCCCTCTTAATGCTGCTTGCCGCGTTTACCGTTTTTCAGACGGCCTACGCCGCAACTGGCGATTTGAACTTACTGCGCGCGCAAGTACATCTGAACATGGCGGCGGTCATGTTTGTATCCGTCCGCGTCAGTATTCTTTTGGGCGCGGAAGCCCTTAAAGAATGCCGTCTGAAAGACCCTGTTTTCATTCCAAATATCGTTTATAAAAACATCGCCATTACTTTCCTGCTCTTGCACGCCGCCGCCGAACTTTGGCTGCCCGCGCAAACCGCCGGTTTTACCGCGCTTGCCGTCGGATTCATCCTGCTCGCCAAGCTGCGTGAGCTCCACCATCACGAACTCCTGCGCAAACACTACGTCTGCACTTATTACCTGCTCCAGCTCTTTGCCGCCGCAGGCTATCTGTGGGCAGGCGTGGAGAAACTGCAAAATCTGCCCTCCTCTGCCCCCCTGCATTTGATTACCCTCGGCGGCATGATGGGCGGCGTGATGATGGTGTGGCTGACCGCCGGACTGTGGCACAGCGGCTTTACCAAGCTCGACTACCCGAAACTCTGCCGCATTGCCGTCCCCCTGCTCTTTATGGCTGCCGTCTCGCGCGCTTTCTTGATGAACGTGAACCCGATATTTTTCATCACCGTCCCCGCGCTTCTGACCATCGCCGTGTTCGTACTGTATCTTTTCACGTTTGTACCAATATTTCGGGAAAATGCGTTTACGGATGATCCGGAATAA
- the pgl gene encoding 6-phosphogluconolactonase: MFVWHEQENAATAAQALADAVAAALQTALNEKGHAVLAVSGGRSPIAFFEALSQKDLNWQNVGITLVDERIVPTTHADSNTGLVREYLLKNNAAVATWIPVVEDGKSETELQPEVVVAYALKHYKQPDVLVLGMGSDGHTASLFPQAPQLQAAINEANDPTLIHTTPVTAPHERVSMTLGAIAKTPNVFLAIQGAEKKAVFDKAAARADTEYPTSLILNHQGINCHVYYAH, translated from the coding sequence ATGTTTGTTTGGCACGAACAAGAAAACGCTGCAACTGCCGCGCAAGCTCTCGCCGATGCTGTTGCCGCCGCATTGCAAACCGCGTTGAATGAGAAAGGCCATGCGGTTTTGGCTGTTTCCGGCGGTCGTTCGCCGATTGCATTTTTCGAGGCTTTGTCGCAAAAAGATTTAAATTGGCAAAACGTCGGCATTACTTTGGTGGACGAGCGTATCGTTCCGACCACGCATGCCGACAGCAATACAGGCTTGGTACGCGAATATTTGCTCAAAAATAACGCGGCCGTTGCCACATGGATTCCTGTTGTTGAAGACGGAAAGTCTGAAACTGAATTACAACCTGAAGTTGTCGTTGCTTATGCATTGAAACATTACAAGCAACCTGACGTACTGGTGTTGGGCATGGGTTCAGACGGACATACGGCGTCGTTGTTCCCTCAAGCGCCTCAATTACAGGCAGCAATCAATGAAGCCAATGACCCGACATTGATTCATACTACGCCAGTTACCGCGCCGCATGAGCGTGTGAGCATGACTTTGGGTGCGATTGCCAAAACGCCGAATGTATTTTTGGCTATTCAAGGCGCAGAGAAAAAAGCAGTATTTGATAAAGCCGCCGCAAGGGCCGATACCGAATATCCGACCAGTCTGATTCTCAATCACCAAGGAATTAACTGCCATGTCTACTATGCACACTGA
- the edd gene encoding phosphogluconate dehydratase, with amino-acid sequence MNPTPIHPKLAEITERIIERSRPTREKYLAKIRSAKQMGRLERNQLGCSNLAHGYASMPKSIKIEMLQETVPNLGIITAYNDMVSAHQPFKDFPDQIKDEAQKNGATAQVAGGTPAMCDGITQGYAGMELSLFSRDVIAMSTAIGLSHQMFDGSLFMGVCDKIVPGLMIGALSFGHIPGIFVPAGPMSSGIGNKEKARTRQLFAEGKVGRDALLESEMGSYHSPGTCTFYGTANSNQMMMEMMGVHLPAAAFVHPYTDLREALTRYAAGHLARGIKNGTIKPLGEMLTEKSFINALIGLMATGGSTNHTMHLVAMARAAGVILNWDDFDEISSIIPLLIRVYPNGKADVNHFTAAGGLPFVIRELLDAGLLHDDVDTVVGHGMRHYTKEPFLIDGKLEWREAPETSGNDDILRKADNPFSPDGGLRLMKGNIGRGVIKVSAVREGCRIIEAPAIVFNDQREVLAAFERGELERDFVCVVRYQGPRANGMPELHKLTPPLGILQDRGFKVALLTDGRMSGASGKVPASIHMTPEALMGGNIAKIRTGDLIRFDSVTGELNVLINEAEWNAREVECIDLSANQQGCGRELFANFRSMTSSAETGAMSFGGEFA; translated from the coding sequence ATGAACCCCACTCCTATTCACCCAAAACTCGCCGAAATTACCGAGCGCATCATCGAGCGCAGCCGCCCGACGCGTGAAAAGTATCTGGCGAAAATCCGCAGCGCCAAACAGATGGGACGCTTAGAGCGCAACCAGCTCGGCTGCAGCAACTTGGCACACGGCTATGCCTCCATGCCTAAGAGCATCAAAATCGAAATGCTTCAGGAAACCGTCCCCAACTTAGGCATCATCACTGCCTACAATGACATGGTTTCCGCACACCAGCCGTTTAAAGACTTCCCTGACCAAATCAAAGACGAAGCACAAAAAAACGGCGCTACCGCCCAAGTCGCCGGCGGCACACCCGCCATGTGCGACGGCATCACGCAAGGTTATGCCGGTATGGAATTGTCGCTGTTCTCCCGCGACGTGATTGCCATGAGTACCGCCATCGGTCTGTCGCATCAAATGTTTGACGGTAGCCTGTTTATGGGCGTATGCGACAAAATCGTACCGGGTTTGATGATTGGTGCTTTGTCTTTCGGCCATATTCCGGGAATCTTCGTTCCGGCAGGCCCGATGTCCAGCGGTATCGGCAATAAGGAAAAAGCCCGTACCCGCCAGCTTTTTGCCGAAGGCAAAGTCGGCCGTGATGCCCTGCTTGAAAGCGAAATGGGTTCTTACCACAGCCCGGGTACTTGTACCTTCTACGGCACCGCCAACTCCAACCAAATGATGATGGAAATGATGGGCGTACACCTGCCTGCCGCCGCCTTCGTCCACCCTTACACTGACCTGCGCGAGGCACTGACCCGCTACGCTGCCGGACACCTCGCGCGCGGCATTAAAAACGGTACCATCAAACCATTGGGCGAAATGTTGACCGAAAAATCCTTCATCAACGCCCTGATTGGCCTGATGGCAACCGGCGGCTCGACCAACCACACCATGCACCTCGTCGCCATGGCGCGCGCCGCAGGCGTGATTTTGAACTGGGATGACTTTGACGAAATTTCTTCCATCATCCCGTTGCTGATCCGCGTGTACCCCAACGGCAAAGCTGACGTGAACCACTTTACCGCAGCAGGTGGCCTGCCTTTCGTTATCCGCGAATTACTGGACGCAGGCCTGTTGCACGACGATGTCGATACCGTCGTCGGACACGGTATGCGCCACTACACTAAAGAGCCTTTCCTCATCGACGGCAAACTCGAATGGCGCGAAGCCCCCGAAACCAGCGGCAACGACGACATCCTGCGCAAAGCCGACAACCCGTTCTCCCCGGACGGCGGCCTGCGCCTGATGAAAGGCAACATCGGTCGCGGCGTAATTAAAGTATCCGCCGTGCGCGAAGGCTGCCGCATCATCGAAGCGCCTGCCATCGTGTTCAACGACCAGCGCGAAGTATTGGCCGCATTTGAACGCGGCGAGTTAGAACGCGATTTTGTATGCGTTGTCCGCTACCAAGGCCCGCGTGCCAACGGTATGCCCGAATTGCACAAACTGACCCCACCTTTGGGCATCCTGCAAGACCGCGGCTTCAAAGTGGCGCTGCTGACCGACGGCCGTATGTCCGGCGCGTCCGGCAAAGTGCCCGCGTCCATTCACATGACGCCCGAAGCCCTGATGGGCGGCAACATCGCCAAAATCCGTACCGGCGACCTGATCCGCTTCGACTCTGTTACCGGCGAACTCAACGTCCTGATCAACGAAGCCGAATGGAACGCCCGCGAAGTCGAATGTATCGACTTGAGCGCGAACCAACAAGGTTGCGGCCGCGAACTCTTCGCAAACTTCCGCAGCATGACCAGCAGCGCCGAAACCGGTGCCATGAGCTTCGGCGGCGAATTTGCCTAA
- a CDS encoding CadD family cadmium resistance transporter produces the protein MFSTVITASVLYIATAVDLLVILLIFFARANTRKEYRDIYIGQYLGSVILILVSLFLAFVLHYVPEKWVLGLLGLIPIYLGIKVAIYDDCEGEKRAKKELDEKGLSKLVGIVALVTVASCGADNIGLFVPYFVTLDLVDLLVTLLVFLILIFVLVYTAQRLANISGVGEIVEKFSRWIMAVIYIGLGLFIIIENNTIQTIISII, from the coding sequence ATGTTTTCGACTGTGATTACTGCTTCTGTTTTATATATTGCTACAGCAGTAGATTTGTTGGTAATACTATTAATATTTTTTGCTAGAGCAAATACTAGAAAAGAATATCGAGATATTTATATCGGACAATATTTAGGTTCTGTAATTTTAATATTAGTTAGTTTATTTCTAGCTTTTGTTTTGCATTATGTTCCGGAAAAATGGGTGTTGGGTTTATTAGGTTTAATACCGATTTACTTAGGTATTAAAGTTGCTATTTACGACGATTGTGAGGGCGAAAAAAGAGCTAAAAAAGAATTGGATGAAAAAGGGTTGTCAAAATTAGTCGGTATTGTTGCTTTGGTTACAGTTGCTAGTTGTGGTGCAGATAATATTGGACTTTTTGTTCCTTACTTTGTGACTTTAGATCTTGTCGACTTATTAGTTACTCTTCTTGTATTTTTAATATTGATTTTTGTTTTAGTATATACAGCACAAAGATTGGCTAATATTTCAGGTGTTGGTGAAATTGTAGAGAAGTTTAGTCGTTGGATAATGGCTGTTATTTATATTGGTTTAGGATTATTTATTATTATTGAAAATAATACAATTCAAACAATAATATCAATAATATGA
- a CDS encoding glucokinase, with the protein MSTMHTEAYPRLVADIGGTNARFALETAPQVIEKAEVLPCQDYDTIVDAAKTYLERAGSPKVLHAAFAIANPILGDWVQMTNHHWAFSIETTRQALGFETLILLNDFTAQALAVTKTDKKDLIQIGGQKPIEFAPKAVIGPGTGLGVSGLVHSAAGWVALAGEGGHTSFPPFDDMEVLIWQYAKNKYGHVSAERFLSGAGLSLIYEALAKRDNIKQCRLKPSEITDKTLSGTSPICRQTLDIFCAMLGTVASNLALSLGARGGVYLCGGIIPRVLDYFKTSPFRSRFENKGRFEAYLAAIPVYVVLSEFPGIVGAAVALDNHLNNV; encoded by the coding sequence ATGTCTACTATGCACACTGAAGCTTATCCTCGTTTGGTCGCCGATATCGGCGGTACGAATGCCCGTTTTGCACTTGAAACTGCACCACAGGTCATTGAAAAGGCTGAAGTCTTGCCTTGCCAGGATTACGACACCATTGTCGATGCCGCCAAAACTTATTTGGAACGCGCAGGCAGTCCGAAAGTCTTGCACGCCGCCTTTGCGATTGCCAATCCGATTTTGGGCGACTGGGTGCAGATGACCAACCACCACTGGGCATTCTCCATCGAAACCACCCGCCAGGCTTTGGGTTTTGAAACGTTGATTCTGTTGAACGACTTTACTGCCCAGGCTTTGGCGGTAACAAAAACCGATAAGAAAGACTTGATACAAATCGGCGGTCAAAAACCCATCGAATTTGCGCCTAAAGCCGTTATCGGTCCGGGTACCGGTTTGGGTGTCAGCGGTTTGGTGCACAGCGCTGCCGGCTGGGTGGCGTTGGCAGGCGAGGGCGGCCATACCAGCTTCCCGCCGTTTGACGATATGGAAGTATTGATTTGGCAATACGCTAAAAACAAATACGGCCATGTTTCTGCCGAGCGTTTCTTGAGCGGCGCAGGTTTGAGCCTGATTTACGAAGCATTGGCCAAACGCGACAACATCAAACAATGCCGTCTGAAGCCTTCTGAAATCACCGATAAGACATTGAGCGGAACATCGCCGATTTGCCGTCAGACTTTGGATATTTTCTGCGCCATGCTGGGTACGGTTGCTTCCAATTTGGCTTTGTCATTGGGTGCGCGCGGCGGCGTGTATTTGTGCGGCGGCATTATCCCGCGCGTGTTGGATTACTTTAAAACGTCTCCATTCCGCAGCCGCTTTGAAAATAAAGGTCGCTTTGAGGCTTATCTTGCCGCCATTCCCGTGTATGTCGTATTGAGCGAGTTTCCGGGCATCGTCGGCGCGGCGGTCGCATTAGACAATCATTTAAATAACGTTTAA
- the hexR gene encoding DNA-binding transcriptional regulator HexR encodes MLSKISESLSNLSGAERKVAESALAEPKWFVHAAVAEIAERASVSQPTVIRFCRSLGYKGLPEFKLALSASIGHEGMPYVHEELNADDNMGSVVEKVLGNAAASLLGERRFLKESELENAIAILMHARRVEFYGVGNSGIVAQDAQHKFFRFGMSTVAYVDTHTQLMAASVLTEQDVLVAISNTGSSIELLDAASIAKENGAAVIALTRNDSPLAQMADCVLSIATQENAELYTPMVSRLLQLAVIDILAIGLALRLGDTASTQLQKSKKSIHNKHIEYDKD; translated from the coding sequence ATGTTAAGCAAAATCAGCGAATCATTGTCCAACCTCTCCGGCGCAGAACGCAAAGTTGCCGAATCTGCGCTGGCCGAGCCGAAATGGTTCGTTCATGCCGCTGTGGCGGAAATCGCCGAGCGTGCGTCCGTCAGTCAGCCGACAGTAATCCGTTTCTGCCGCAGCTTGGGTTACAAAGGCTTGCCTGAGTTCAAACTCGCTTTGTCTGCCAGCATCGGCCACGAAGGCATGCCTTACGTTCATGAAGAATTAAACGCCGATGACAACATGGGCAGCGTGGTCGAAAAAGTATTGGGCAACGCCGCAGCCTCCCTCTTGGGCGAGCGCCGTTTCCTGAAAGAATCCGAACTGGAAAACGCGATTGCCATTCTGATGCACGCGCGACGCGTTGAGTTTTATGGTGTCGGCAATTCCGGCATCGTTGCCCAAGATGCGCAACACAAATTCTTCCGCTTCGGTATGTCCACCGTTGCCTATGTCGATACGCATACCCAGCTGATGGCGGCTTCCGTATTGACCGAGCAGGATGTGTTGGTGGCGATTTCCAATACCGGCTCATCTATCGAATTGTTGGACGCGGCCAGTATCGCCAAAGAAAACGGTGCAGCCGTTATCGCGCTGACCCGTAATGATTCACCGTTGGCCCAAATGGCCGACTGTGTATTGAGCATTGCTACTCAGGAAAATGCCGAGCTTTATACGCCTATGGTGTCCCGTCTTCTGCAGTTGGCCGTTATCGACATTCTTGCTATCGGCTTGGCTTTACGCTTGGGTGACACTGCCAGCACGCAACTGCAAAAAAGTAAAAAAAGCATACATAACAAACACATCGAATACGATAAAGATTGA